From one Bacteroides eggerthii genomic stretch:
- the glf gene encoding UDP-galactopyranose mutase has translation MKPYDYLIVGSGLFGAVFAHEAHKAGRKCLVIEKRTHTGGNIYCEEVDGINVHKYGAHIFHTDNKEVWNYVNRLVEFNRYTNSPIANYKGKLYNLPFNMNTFYQLWGVRTPAEAKAKIQEQCKEYAHITCPQNLEEQALKLCGEDIYRQLIKGYTEKQWGRSATELPAFIIKRIPFRFIFDNNYFNDPYQGIPVGGYNRLIDALLEGIEVRTGIDYMEHRKELDPLAEKVLYTGCIDEYFNYACGHLEYRSLRFEHKRLADVEDFQGNAVVNYTDRETPYTRIIEHKHFEFGKQPSTVITYEYPDDFEPGKEPYYPVNDENNTRIFNQYQRLSQQQEKVLFGGRLAQYTYADMDDTVAAALKLWKEE, from the coding sequence ATGAAACCATACGATTACCTGATTGTCGGCAGCGGCCTGTTCGGAGCCGTATTCGCTCACGAAGCCCATAAAGCCGGTAGAAAATGCCTTGTGATAGAAAAGCGTACTCACACCGGTGGTAATATCTACTGTGAAGAAGTAGACGGAATCAATGTGCACAAATACGGTGCCCACATTTTCCATACAGACAATAAAGAAGTGTGGAACTATGTCAACCGCCTTGTTGAATTCAACAGATATACCAACTCACCGATTGCCAATTATAAGGGGAAACTGTATAATCTTCCTTTCAACATGAACACTTTCTATCAGCTGTGGGGAGTGCGCACCCCGGCAGAAGCCAAAGCAAAGATACAAGAACAGTGCAAGGAATATGCCCACATCACCTGTCCGCAGAATTTGGAAGAACAAGCATTGAAACTTTGCGGAGAGGATATTTACCGGCAACTGATAAAAGGATATACGGAGAAGCAATGGGGACGTTCTGCCACAGAGTTACCGGCATTTATCATCAAACGCATCCCTTTCCGCTTCATCTTTGATAATAATTACTTTAACGATCCGTATCAGGGTATTCCTGTCGGTGGTTACAACCGCTTAATCGATGCCTTGCTGGAAGGTATCGAAGTCCGCACCGGCATCGACTATATGGAACACCGTAAGGAACTGGACCCTTTGGCAGAGAAGGTGCTCTACACCGGTTGCATTGACGAGTATTTCAATTATGCGTGCGGTCATCTGGAGTACCGCAGTCTACGATTTGAACACAAGCGCCTGGCAGATGTAGAAGACTTTCAGGGCAATGCTGTCGTAAACTATACCGATCGTGAAACTCCTTACACCCGTATTATCGAACACAAGCATTTTGAGTTCGGCAAACAGCCCTCCACCGTAATCACTTATGAATATCCTGATGATTTCGAGCCGGGAAAAGAGCCTTATTATCCGGTAAACGATGAGAATAATACCCGGATTTTCAACCAATATCAAAGGCTGTCCCAGCAACAGGAGAAAGTTTTATTCGGCGGCAGATTGGCACAATATACGTATGCGGATATGGATGATACGGTGGCAGCGGCGCTAAAGTTGTGGAAGGAGGAGTAA
- a CDS encoding nitroreductase family protein: MKRTFAEALEHRRSYYSIGSDSPVLDEEVVHIVRTAVKNVPSAFNSQSTRIVLLLGDEHKKLWDIVKSTLKQRIPSDAFAKTEAKIDGCFAAGHGTVLYFEDTAVVKNLQEAFPSYAENFPTWSQHTSAMHQFAIWTMLEDAGLGASLQHYNPLIDEEVRRTWNLPGSWMLIAEMPFGTPTAEPGEKEFGELSERIKIFR; the protein is encoded by the coding sequence ATGAAAAGAACCTTTGCAGAAGCGCTGGAACACCGGCGTAGTTATTACTCCATCGGCAGTGACTCTCCCGTTTTGGACGAGGAGGTGGTGCATATTGTCCGTACGGCAGTGAAGAACGTGCCGTCGGCTTTTAATTCGCAGTCAACCAGAATTGTGTTGTTGCTGGGCGATGAGCATAAGAAATTGTGGGATATTGTGAAAAGTACCCTGAAACAGCGCATCCCGTCCGATGCTTTTGCAAAGACGGAAGCCAAAATTGACGGATGCTTTGCCGCCGGGCATGGCACTGTGCTCTATTTTGAAGACACTGCGGTTGTAAAGAATTTGCAAGAGGCTTTTCCCTCTTACGCCGAGAACTTCCCAACCTGGTCGCAGCACACATCGGCCATGCATCAGTTTGCCATTTGGACGATGCTCGAAGATGCCGGCCTGGGAGCTTCGTTGCAGCACTATAACCCGCTGATTGATGAGGAGGTGCGCCGCACTTGGAATTTGCCCGGAAGCTGGATGCTGATAGCCGAAATGCCTTTTGGCACACCGACTGCCGAACCCGGAGAAAAGGAATTCGGGGAATTGAGCGAACGGATTAAAATTTTCCGCTGA
- a CDS encoding viroplasmin family protein — translation MKKEKFYVVWAGGTPGIYTSWTDCQLQTKGYEGAKYKSFDTREEAEKAFASSPYDYIKRNASTGNKKPGQSHDADAPYPTAVLENSLAVDAACSGNPGAMEYRGVHVASRQQVFHFGPMYGTNNIGEFLAIVHGLALLKQKGFDMPIYSDSANAINWVKQKKCKTKLPRDPKTEELFQLIERAEKWLRENTYSTPILKWETRQWGEIPADFGRK, via the coding sequence ATGAAAAAAGAGAAATTCTACGTTGTATGGGCCGGCGGCACTCCGGGCATTTATACCTCCTGGACCGACTGCCAGCTGCAGACCAAAGGCTACGAAGGAGCGAAATACAAATCGTTCGACACGCGCGAAGAAGCGGAAAAAGCCTTTGCCTCATCACCGTACGACTACATCAAGCGTAACGCATCCACCGGCAACAAAAAACCCGGACAGTCTCACGACGCAGATGCTCCCTACCCGACCGCAGTCCTCGAAAACAGTCTTGCCGTAGATGCCGCATGCAGCGGAAATCCCGGTGCAATGGAATACCGGGGGGTGCACGTCGCCAGCCGCCAGCAGGTCTTCCACTTCGGCCCCATGTACGGCACCAATAACATCGGAGAGTTTCTTGCCATTGTCCATGGCCTTGCCCTGCTGAAGCAGAAAGGCTTTGATATGCCCATTTACAGCGACAGCGCCAATGCCATCAACTGGGTGAAACAGAAGAAATGTAAGACCAAACTGCCCCGCGACCCCAAGACCGAAGAACTTTTCCAACTGATAGAGCGTGCCGAGAAATGGCTGCGCGAAAACACCTATTCCACACCCATACTCAAATGGGAAACCCGGCAATGGGGAGAAATCCCCGCAGACTTCGGAAGAAAATAA
- a CDS encoding shikimate kinase yields the protein MIRIFLTGYMGAGKTTLGKAFARELNVPFIDLDWYIEERFHKSIRELFAERGEASFRELERSMLHEVSEFEDVIVSTGGGTPCFFDNMDYMNRHGQTVFLDVHPDILFNRLRVATRQRPILQGKTDEELRSFIVEALDKRAPFYSQARYRFDAGRLESRRQIAGSVQELRALLNV from the coding sequence ATGATACGTATCTTTTTGACCGGCTACATGGGAGCCGGTAAAACTACTTTGGGAAAGGCTTTTGCCCGCGAACTGAATGTACCTTTTATCGATTTGGACTGGTACATAGAAGAACGTTTTCACAAATCTATTCGTGAATTGTTCGCAGAGCGGGGAGAGGCCTCTTTTCGTGAACTGGAACGGAGTATGCTGCACGAGGTGTCCGAGTTTGAGGATGTCATTGTTTCCACAGGCGGCGGCACTCCTTGTTTTTTTGACAATATGGATTACATGAACCGGCATGGGCAAACCGTTTTCCTTGACGTGCACCCTGATATATTGTTCAACCGCCTGCGGGTGGCAACCCGGCAACGCCCTATCCTGCAAGGAAAGACCGATGAGGAATTGCGTTCCTTCATTGTGGAGGCGCTGGACAAACGGGCTCCTTTTTATTCGCAGGCCCGTTACCGTTTTGATGCCGGAAGGCTGGAAAGCAGGCGCCAGATAGCCGGGTCTGTGCAGGAGTTGCGTGCTCTATTGAATGTTTAA
- a CDS encoding ABC transporter ATP-binding protein, with protein MKEFLRLLRRFVPPYKKYLIGALFLNLLSAILNIFSFALIIPILQILFKMDTKTYEFIPWDAVGVNLKDIAVNNFYYYVTELIASQGGSLTLLILGVFLAVMTLLKAFSYFASSAVMIPLRTGVVRDIRAQVYNKVLHLPLSFFSEERKGDIIARMSGDVTEVETSVTSSLDMLIKNPILIIAYFGTLIAISWQLTLFTLLVLPGMGWIMGTVGKKLKRQSLDAQAKWSDTMSQLEETLGGLRIIKAFIAENKMMERFNKCSNEYRDAINRVATRQALAHPMSEFLGTCVIVIVLWFGGTLILSNSSTIDAPSFIYYLVILYSVINPLKEFSKAGYNIPKGLASMERIDKILFAENPIKEPARPKPLSSLKDKVEFKDISFSYDGSRQVLKHINLTVPKGKTIALVGQSGSGKSTLVDLLPRYHDVQSGEIRIDGLNIKEMRISDLRGLIGNVNQEAILFNDTFFNNIAFGVENATMEQVVEAAKIANAHDFIMDTEKGYDTNIGDRGGKLSGGQRQRISIARAILKNPPILILDEATSALDTESERLVQEALERLMKTRTTIAIAHRLSTIKNADEICVLYEGEIVERGKHEELLAKNGYYKKLNDMQSLG; from the coding sequence ATGAAAGAATTCCTCCGACTTTTGCGGCGTTTTGTTCCGCCTTATAAGAAATATCTGATAGGAGCACTGTTCCTGAACCTGTTATCGGCAATTCTGAATATATTTTCTTTTGCGTTGATTATTCCTATTCTCCAGATACTTTTCAAGATGGATACCAAGACCTACGAGTTCATTCCTTGGGATGCGGTAGGCGTTAACCTGAAAGATATAGCGGTCAATAACTTCTACTACTACGTCACCGAGCTGATAGCCTCGCAGGGCGGTTCGCTGACGTTGCTGATTCTGGGTGTCTTTCTGGCGGTGATGACTCTGCTGAAAGCCTTTTCCTATTTTGCTTCTTCGGCGGTGATGATTCCCCTCCGTACGGGGGTGGTTCGTGATATCCGCGCGCAGGTATATAACAAGGTGTTGCATCTTCCTTTGAGTTTCTTCTCCGAAGAGCGGAAGGGCGACATCATTGCCCGCATGAGCGGTGATGTGACCGAGGTGGAAACGTCCGTAACCAGTTCGCTGGACATGCTGATAAAGAACCCGATACTGATTATAGCTTATTTTGGAACGTTGATAGCCATCAGTTGGCAGTTGACATTGTTCACATTGCTGGTGCTTCCGGGCATGGGCTGGATAATGGGGACGGTGGGCAAGAAACTGAAACGGCAGTCGCTGGATGCGCAGGCAAAGTGGAGTGACACCATGTCGCAACTGGAAGAGACGTTGGGCGGGCTGCGCATCATCAAAGCCTTTATTGCCGAAAACAAAATGATGGAGCGTTTCAATAAGTGCAGCAACGAGTACCGCGACGCCATCAACCGGGTGGCTACCCGTCAGGCATTGGCGCATCCCATGAGCGAATTTCTGGGTACATGTGTCATCGTTATCGTGCTGTGGTTCGGCGGTACGCTGATCCTCAGCAACAGTTCGACGATTGACGCTCCTTCGTTCATCTATTATTTGGTGATACTGTACAGCGTTATCAACCCGTTGAAGGAATTCTCCAAAGCCGGATACAACATACCCAAAGGGCTTGCGTCTATGGAACGCATCGACAAGATACTTTTCGCGGAGAATCCCATTAAGGAGCCTGCCCGGCCGAAGCCGCTTTCTTCACTGAAAGACAAAGTGGAATTCAAGGACATCAGTTTTAGCTACGACGGTTCGCGCCAGGTGTTGAAGCATATCAATCTGACTGTGCCCAAGGGCAAGACCATTGCACTGGTGGGGCAATCCGGTTCCGGCAAATCGACGTTGGTCGATTTGCTGCCCCGTTACCATGATGTGCAGTCAGGCGAAATAAGGATAGACGGGCTGAACATCAAGGAAATGCGTATCTCTGATTTGCGCGGGCTGATTGGAAACGTCAATCAGGAGGCTATTCTCTTCAATGATACGTTCTTCAACAACATCGCTTTCGGCGTGGAGAATGCCACCATGGAGCAGGTTGTCGAAGCTGCCAAAATAGCCAATGCGCACGATTTCATCATGGACACCGAGAAAGGGTACGACACCAATATCGGCGATCGCGGCGGTAAGCTCTCCGGCGGACAGCGCCAACGTATCAGCATTGCACGCGCCATTCTCAAAAACCCGCCTATACTGATTCTGGATGAGGCCACTTCTGCGCTGGATACGGAGTCGGAGCGCTTGGTGCAAGAGGCTTTGGAGCGCTTGATGAAAACCCGCACTACCATTGCCATTGCGCACCGTCTTTCCACGATTAAGAATGCGGATGAGATCTGCGTGCTCTATGAGGGAGAAATTGTGGAACGCGGCAAGCACGAGGAACTTCTCGCCAAGAATGGCTACTACAAGAAGCTGAACGACATGCAGTCTTTGGGATAA